The Flavobacterium sp. 1 genome contains the following window.
GATTAATTTTGAACCTTAACATAATATTAAATTATGTTTTGCAAAAAAAAAGTACAAATGAAGTTAATCAAACTCGATGCCATAGATTCTACGAATGAGTTTCTAAAAGGTTTATCGAACAAGCAGGAGGTTCAAAATTTTACAGTTGTTACAGCTGAAACTCAATTGAAAGGGAAAGGCCAAATGGGGTCAAAGTGGGATTCTGAATCGGGTAAGAATCTTATAATGAGTATTTTGGTTAAGGATTTTCTGTTTGATAATGAAGATGTTTTTAACCTTAATGTTGTGATTTCACTTGCTGTAATCCGTACATTAAAAAAGTATAATATACCTGAATTAAGCATCAAATGGCCTAACGACATTATGTCAGCCAATAAGAAGATTGGTGGCATACTGATTGAAAACAGCATTAAAGGAGAAGGAATAATTTCATCTATTGTTGGATTGGGACTGAATGTAAACCAAGTAAAATTTCAAAATTTGCCTAGAGCTTCGTCATTGGCTTTGATTTGCAGTGTTACTTTTGATAAAGAAGAAATTCTTTTTGGTATTGTTTCAGAAATGGAAGAAATAATAGTTGATTATGCAGTAAAAGCTTCATTTTTATGGGAAGAGTATTCTAATGAATTATTTAAAATTGGTATTCCTACTGCCTTTTCTGATGAAAATGAAATTAATTTTATGGGTATTATAAAAGGCGTTTCGGCTATCGGGAAACTTCAAATTCAATTGGAAGATGATGCTATTTGTGAATACAGTCTAAAAGAAGTACAGATGTTATACTAAAAAAGCCTTTTAGCTAGACTAAAAGGCTTTTGTATTTTGTGAAAAAGTAAGTGTTACAGTTTTGTCATGTTGTTGGCCAAAGTTTCGATAAATTTAGAAATCGGACCTTTTACCATCATTGCCATCATCGCATTAAATTCGCCTTCAAAATCCAGTTTAACAGCACTTGAATTTTCAGAAACGGTGTCAATGTTTGCTATTAAGGTAAATGGAACCTTGTCGCTTGCTGCACCCAAAATAACTTTGCTTGGAGCTACTTTGTCTTTCATCTTTAATTTAATTTCGGGCATTCCTTTTAATCCAAAAATAAAAGCATCTTCGCCAGTGATTTCAAATTTTGCAATATTATCAGGCATTAATTTTTCGAAGTTTTTTACATCACTTAACAAATCGAATAATTCTTGAGCAGATTTTTCAACGGTAACCCTTGGGCTTTCTAAATTCATAGTTGTGTTTTATTTGTATTCTAAAATTAAGCAGTTTAAATTATATATTCCAAGTTGACGGATTAACATTCCATTCTCTCAAGGTTTGCTCTTCTTTTTCGGTTATATAGCTTTTTGCAACTGCCAAATTCAATAAATTTTGATAATTGCTCAGCGTGTATAAATCGATATTGGCATTTTTAAAGTTTTGGTCTGCAACATCAAATCCATAAGTGAATATAGCTGCCATTCCTTTTATAACTGCTCCTGCTTCCCGTAAGCCTTCAACGGCTTGCAGGCTACTGTTTCCAGTGCTGATTAAATCCTCAATAATTACTACGCTTTGTCCTTTCTGCAGGAAACCTTCTACTTGGTTTTGACGGCCATGTTTTTTTGGTTCCGGACGAACATACACAAAAGGCAGTCCCATGCTCTCGGCAACCAGCATTCCGATGCCTATTGCTCCAGTGGCTACACCGGCAATCACATCTGGTTTCCCAAATTGTTTTTCAATGTTCTTAGAAAATTCGTCTCTGACATAATTTCTTATGGCTGGAAACGAGAGGATTAAACGATTATCGCAATATATTGGCGATTTCCATCCAGATGCCCATGTAAAAGGATTTCCTGGATTCAATTTAATTGCATTTATTTGCAAAAGCAATTCGGCTGTTTTGTCGGCTGTATCTTTATTAAAAATCATAATACAAATGTATAAAGTTTTTGTTAACGACAAACCACTTTTTTTGACAAATCAAATTTCTAAAGAGACTGATTTTCAGCTTTTCTTGTTGGATAGTATTGATGTTAAGCAAGTTATTGTAAAAATGTTTCAAAATAAAATTAAGAAAGCCTATCTCTATCACCCAGATGAAAGCGTGATTATGAAAACCTTGAAAGCAAAAATCCCCGTTAATAAAGCTGGAGGCGGTTTGGTTTATAATAAAAAAGGTGAGGTATTGTTCATTTTTAGAAACGGAAAGTGGGATTTGCCAAAAGGAGGTACTGATAAAGGTGAGCTGATTGAAAAAACGGCTATGCGCGAAGTCGAAGAAGAAACAGGCGTAAATGAATTGCAAATTGTTAAAAAACTCCAAAAGACCTATCATGTTTTTAAACGAAACGGGAAATACAAATTAAAAATCACCCATTGGTTTGAAATGCAGTCTACATTTGAAGGAACTCCAAAAGGTCAAATAGAAGAAGGAATTGAAAAAGTTGCCTGGCTGGGGCCTGATCAAATAAAGGAAGCTCTTCAGAATTCTTATGAGAACATAAAACTTTTATTTGAAGAAGAAAATTGATTAAATAAAGTGATAAAATGGCAGACTTTTTTCTAAACAAGTATTCGTATTTAGTTTAGAATAATCGATTTTTTTTAAAGACAGTTAATTTTTTTTCATGAATTAAAGGTCTAAAAACAAAGTGTTATTTTTGATTACCTTTGCAAAATGAATAAGAAACACCATTCCAACAATATATTACTGAATTTAGGTATCGATAGCCTAAATGAAATGCAGGAAACTGCACAAGACGTCATCCTAAATGATAATAATGTTTTACTGCTTTCTCCAACAGGTTCCGGAAAAACATTGGCTTTTTTATTGCCGATTTTCGAAATGCTGCAGCCTGAAATTCTGTCTGTTCAATGTTTAATTCTGGTTCCGTCACGCGAATTGGGACTGCAGATTGAACAGGTTTGGAAAAAAATGGGAACCGATTACAAAGTAAATGTGTGCTACGGCGGGCATTCTATTGATACCGAAATTAAAAACTTGAGCAATCCTCCAGCTGTTTTAATTGGAACTCCTGGCAGAATTGCAGATCACATTGACCGAGGAACTTTTAGATTAGATAAAATCCAAACTTTAATTCTGGATGAATTTGATAAATCCCTGCAGTTGGGCTTTCACGAGCAAATGTCTTTTATAATTGGAAAGCTTTCTAAACTGAATAAACGTGTATTGGTTTCGGCTACATCAGATATTGAAATTCCAAAATATACCCGAGTTGTGAACCCGACAATCTTGGATTTTATTCCAAACGAGGAAGAACAGGAAAGTAACTTGGCTACCAAAATGGTAGTTTCCAAAGAAAAAGACAAGCTGGAAAGTTTATTTAACTTAATATGTTCTTTAAAATCGCAGCAGGCGATTGTTTTTTGCAATCATCGCGATGCAGCCGAACGAATTAGCGATACTTTAAACGAGAAAGGAATTTATTCTACCTATTATCATGGCGGAATGGATCAGGAAGAAAGAGAACGTGCGCTAATTCAATTCCGTAACGGGAGCATGAGCTATTTAATCACTACCGATCTTGCAGCACGTGGTCTTGATATTCCCGAAATGAAGCATGTTATTCACTATCATCTGCCATTAAAGGAAGACGAGTTTACCCATAGAAATGGTCGTACGGCTCGTATGCAGGCTTCGGGTACTGCTTATGTGATTGCTCATGAAAGTGAGAAAAAAATGGATTATTTGGATTATGGAATGGAAGTATTTAATGTAGAAAATACAGTGACACTGCCAAAACCTCCCGAATTTCAAACCATTTACATTAGTGGCGGAAAGAAAAATAAATTGAATAAAATTGACATTGTAGGATTCTTTTCCCAAAAAGGGAAACTCGAAAAAGGAGATTTAGGGCTAATTGAAGTGAAGGATTTTATTTCGTTTGCTGCCGTAAAATTCAATAAGGTAAAAGACTTGCTGCATAATATTAAAGAAGAGAAGATGAAAGGCAAGAAATTTAAGATTGAAGTTGCCAGAAAAGTTATCAAGAAGGAGGAAGAGTAGGTTTTAGATTTTTGTTTATTTCTTTACTCGAATGAATCAAAATTGAGAAATCAATAAATAAGGAGAGATTTGTGAAAACTTATAATTTTGTTTGCTGCTTCTTAAATTACAAACAAAAAAAAAGTTTGAATGTTAATAAAAAAAAGGAACAACAAAGGAGTTGGTTTTTTTTTATTATTATGTTTGCTGGCAAATACTTACCAAATTGAGTATATCATTAAACCCCAAATAAATTATGAAAAAAGTTATTGCGATTGCTATTTTATTTATTAGTTCTATTGGATTTAGCCAAATTAAAGTTCTTGAAACTGTGCCTGTTGAGAAATTAGGCAGAGTAAATAATAATTTTTATGTTCAAAAAATTGGTGATGAGTTTACCTTTTTTTACACAACAGTTCAATCTGATGATGCAGAAGCAGCTTTAAAAGCTTTTTCATTCAAGAATGTTGATAATGCTTATCAAAGTCTTTATGGAATCATCACAAAGGGATTTACAGCAAGTCCTTTGAATGACGTGAAATTAGAATTGCCTAATAATTTTGTTTGGCTGCACTATATCGCAAGCTCTGACAAAACTACTGTGCAGTTTATGGTTTCCAGCAAAGAAGTGGGTTCTACCCATATTTCTGAGCCATTATCAAAAGAGCAAGTTGAAAAATTATTTCAAAAAAGCTAGTAGAAGAAGAATTAAGATTTTAGAATTAAGACTAAACTAAAATTGCCTGAATAAAAAAGTCCTCGAATTTCGAGGACTTTTTTTGTATAAAAAACTGCAAACTATATTTTCTTAACGTACTGCGTGATAATCACAATCTGCTGACCATCAACTTTTCCTTCAATGTATTCTGCGTTTTCGTGGTCTAAGCGGATGTTGCGTACCGAAGTACCTTGTTTAGCAACCATGCTTGATCCTTTTACTTTTAGATCTTTGATCAAAACTACTGAATCTCCGTGGGCTAATATCACGCCATTTACATCGCGGTGGATGATTTTGTTTTCATCATCTTCTCCTTCTCCTGTGGCTTGTGCCCATGCGAGAGTGTCTTCGTCTAGATACATTTGTTCCAAAAGCTCTTGTGGCCAGCCATTTTTACGCAAACGGCTCAACATTCTCCAAGCTGAAACCTGTACTGGAATATGTTCGCTCCACATACTGTCGTTTAAGCATCTCCAGTGGTTTAAATCTTCATGACCTGGATTTTCAATTTGGTCGATACAAGTAGGACAGGCAAAAATGCTTTCGTCTAATCCGCCTTTTTTGGTAGGCAATACTTGGAATTCTTTAAGGTTTTCGGTGGCAGCGCATAATTCACATTGGGAACCGCTGCGTTTATTTAATTCTCTTTCTAAGCTCATTATAAAGTTTATGTTTTTTAGGTTGCGAAATTACGGTTAAATAGGAGGTTTTGCAAGTTTATGTTTTTTGGTTATTTTTCCATGATTTGAGAAGTTCGGGAATTTGAAACCAAATATTTTTGATTAAAAGAGTATGACTGAAATCGATAATTCAATAAAAGCTCCAATTTTGCTAAACCACTGTTATTGTATTCCTTCAGGTTTATCTAATTCTTCAAAAAGTTCATTACAATCATAATTTCTTAGGAAAAAATAAAATGTTGAATCAATTATTTTTAGAGTCCTGATACTCATATCATAATCAAATATTGGCGGAACAATTGCCCTTTTAATTTGTCCTTCCTTAATATTGTGAAGAAAATTACTCATGTCAGATGGTCTTACATCACTAGGTCTATGATGAATTAATTGAATTTTTTCTTGAATTTCTTTTCTTTTCATTCCATCAACAATATCTTCAAATTTTTCTGTTAGAATAATGGAGATGAAATAATATGCTAAATATAGTGGTGTTTTGTCAGAACTTTTTGCTTTTTGTTGGACAAAGCTCTCAATACTTCTTATATGACGACCACTATAATCTTCTAATTTTTTTTGAACAGCTTTTTTTAAATGTTCTTGTTTTAATAAGACTGTGTTAGTTTGTGTTTCAAAAACACCAGCAGCAATACATGTTTCTTTACATAATTCTTGAAAAACACCAATACTATCGAATGATTCTTTAATGAGTTGTTCAGAAATTTCATCAAAGGATACATTTAATAATGGTTCACCTTCTTTGATTACACGTTTAAAATCTTCATGTTTCCAAGGTTCAACTGGGATTTCAATTAATCGATCTTGTAAATCCCCATTATATTGAGCAAGTCTATTTTTCTCTCTCCAAATTCCCAGAATAACAAATAAGATATTGTAATCTTCAAATAAACGTAAGTGAAAGGATAAATCGCGTTGAGTTTCTTCTTCTAAATAATGAAAATTTTCTAGGACAATTCTTTTTTGAAATCAACCTTTTTTAATATCTCTGAAATATCTTGAGGAAGTTCAAGATTATATTCAATAGTTTTTGTTTTTAAGGTTTTTGTTGTTGATTTATTGCCAGATGCTTCTCCAGACGCTTCTGCATCAACAAGAAATGGAATTTTAACTTTTGCTTTTATTCCTCCTTTTCCACCAACACCAATTGTAGTTTGTGATGATTTTTCTTCTTGAAATTCAATATTTAATTGTCTTAAAAGTGATTTATATATATCAATCGGTCTTGATTCTGGAACACAATTTATCCTTACTAAAGATTGTTCTTGAAGGTGTTTATTCGTCACCGCTGTTTTTCCTTGTTTAGATGAACCAAAAATAATTATATGCTTGTTTTGTGTTAAGCCTTTTTGGAATTCATTATCTACCTCAGTTCTTTCTATATATGATGCAATCTCTTCATTTGAAACTCCAAAGACTTGTGATATTTTTTTTGAAATATTCATATTTTAATTTTTTATTAATAGCGTCTAACTAATTGATAAACAATGCTATTTATGTAATTTTACCCTTACCGCTTCCGGAACCAGCATT
Protein-coding sequences here:
- a CDS encoding alkylphosphonate utilization protein; this encodes MSLERELNKRSGSQCELCAATENLKEFQVLPTKKGGLDESIFACPTCIDQIENPGHEDLNHWRCLNDSMWSEHIPVQVSAWRMLSRLRKNGWPQELLEQMYLDEDTLAWAQATGEGEDDENKIIHRDVNGVILAHGDSVVLIKDLKVKGSSMVAKQGTSVRNIRLDHENAEYIEGKVDGQQIVIITQYVKKI
- a CDS encoding orotate phosphoribosyltransferase, with translation MNLESPRVTVEKSAQELFDLLSDVKNFEKLMPDNIAKFEITGEDAFIFGLKGMPEIKLKMKDKVAPSKVILGAASDKVPFTLIANIDTVSENSSAVKLDFEGEFNAMMAMMVKGPISKFIETLANNMTKL
- a CDS encoding biotin--[acetyl-CoA-carboxylase] ligase; translated protein: MKLIKLDAIDSTNEFLKGLSNKQEVQNFTVVTAETQLKGKGQMGSKWDSESGKNLIMSILVKDFLFDNEDVFNLNVVISLAVIRTLKKYNIPELSIKWPNDIMSANKKIGGILIENSIKGEGIISSIVGLGLNVNQVKFQNLPRASSLALICSVTFDKEEILFGIVSEMEEIIVDYAVKASFLWEEYSNELFKIGIPTAFSDENEINFMGIIKGVSAIGKLQIQLEDDAICEYSLKEVQMLY
- a CDS encoding DEAD/DEAH box helicase, whose product is MNKKHHSNNILLNLGIDSLNEMQETAQDVILNDNNVLLLSPTGSGKTLAFLLPIFEMLQPEILSVQCLILVPSRELGLQIEQVWKKMGTDYKVNVCYGGHSIDTEIKNLSNPPAVLIGTPGRIADHIDRGTFRLDKIQTLILDEFDKSLQLGFHEQMSFIIGKLSKLNKRVLVSATSDIEIPKYTRVVNPTILDFIPNEEEQESNLATKMVVSKEKDKLESLFNLICSLKSQQAIVFCNHRDAAERISDTLNEKGIYSTYYHGGMDQEERERALIQFRNGSMSYLITTDLAARGLDIPEMKHVIHYHLPLKEDEFTHRNGRTARMQASGTAYVIAHESEKKMDYLDYGMEVFNVENTVTLPKPPEFQTIYISGGKKNKLNKIDIVGFFSQKGKLEKGDLGLIEVKDFISFAAVKFNKVKDLLHNIKEEKMKGKKFKIEVARKVIKKEEE
- the pyrE gene encoding orotate phosphoribosyltransferase gives rise to the protein MIFNKDTADKTAELLLQINAIKLNPGNPFTWASGWKSPIYCDNRLILSFPAIRNYVRDEFSKNIEKQFGKPDVIAGVATGAIGIGMLVAESMGLPFVYVRPEPKKHGRQNQVEGFLQKGQSVVIIEDLISTGNSSLQAVEGLREAGAVIKGMAAIFTYGFDVADQNFKNANIDLYTLSNYQNLLNLAVAKSYITEKEEQTLREWNVNPSTWNI
- a CDS encoding NUDIX hydrolase encodes the protein MYKVFVNDKPLFLTNQISKETDFQLFLLDSIDVKQVIVKMFQNKIKKAYLYHPDESVIMKTLKAKIPVNKAGGGLVYNKKGEVLFIFRNGKWDLPKGGTDKGELIEKTAMREVEEETGVNELQIVKKLQKTYHVFKRNGKYKLKITHWFEMQSTFEGTPKGQIEEGIEKVAWLGPDQIKEALQNSYENIKLLFEEEN